One genomic segment of Paenibacillus xylanexedens includes these proteins:
- the mutY gene encoding A/G-specific adenine glycosylase: MGLQEQKQHFSVNLLDWYMVNRRDLPWRRHNNPYFTWVSEIMLQQTRVDTVIPYFNRFIGNFPTVQALAEAPEEDVLKNWEGLGYYSRARNLQAAARQVMELHGGEMPQDKPAVFALKGVGPYTAGAILSIAFNQPQPAVDGNVMRVLSRYFLIDEDIMKGSTRVLMEELAGELIPEGRARDFNQALMELGALVCTPKAPHCLTCPVMEQCSGRIAGRELTLPVKTKAKPPRPEQRLVAIVEGRGAHRGQVLVRQRPDTGLLARMWELPHVLAAPAAASKKAAPLADEPAMALLAGSLWAEGFAARPEGLATHAEHVFSHIVWSLQVYKCTEQDQSSELPLIAAEARAAYDAQAATREGTASSSAVSPESDTTHSSEPGTPNAQNIATSLNDGEMLMSTSDVSDLALSTTTLTGKGDGLTYRWIGPEDMDKMAFPNIFLKLISSYFAGAYDQVND; the protein is encoded by the coding sequence ATGGGTTTACAGGAACAGAAACAACATTTCAGCGTGAATTTGCTGGACTGGTATATGGTCAACAGACGGGATTTGCCGTGGCGTCGCCACAACAATCCGTATTTCACATGGGTATCGGAGATTATGCTTCAGCAGACTCGAGTCGATACGGTAATTCCGTATTTCAATCGTTTTATCGGGAATTTCCCGACCGTACAGGCGTTGGCGGAAGCACCCGAAGAGGATGTCTTGAAAAATTGGGAGGGACTCGGTTATTACTCCCGTGCACGTAATCTTCAGGCAGCCGCGAGACAAGTCATGGAGCTGCACGGAGGCGAGATGCCGCAGGACAAGCCGGCTGTCTTTGCATTAAAAGGAGTGGGCCCGTATACTGCCGGGGCCATTCTCAGCATTGCCTTCAACCAGCCACAACCTGCAGTAGATGGCAATGTCATGCGGGTACTGTCCCGATACTTCCTCATCGATGAGGACATTATGAAGGGCAGCACCCGGGTGTTGATGGAAGAGCTCGCAGGAGAGCTCATTCCGGAAGGGCGTGCGCGTGATTTCAATCAGGCGCTGATGGAGCTTGGCGCGTTGGTGTGTACACCCAAAGCGCCGCACTGCCTGACTTGCCCGGTCATGGAGCAATGTTCCGGTCGCATCGCCGGAAGAGAGCTTACACTGCCGGTCAAGACCAAGGCGAAGCCGCCGCGCCCTGAGCAGCGGCTGGTCGCGATTGTGGAGGGCCGCGGTGCTCATCGCGGCCAAGTGCTTGTACGCCAGCGCCCAGACACGGGTCTATTGGCCCGTATGTGGGAGCTGCCGCATGTGCTCGCGGCGCCCGCCGCAGCGAGCAAGAAGGCGGCGCCGCTGGCGGATGAGCCGGCCATGGCATTGCTGGCCGGCAGTCTGTGGGCGGAAGGCTTCGCTGCCCGCCCGGAAGGGCTGGCTACCCATGCGGAGCATGTGTTCAGCCACATTGTCTGGAGCCTGCAGGTGTACAAGTGTACCGAGCAGGACCAGAGCAGTGAGCTTCCGCTGATCGCAGCGGAAGCCAGAGCCGCCTACGATGCACAGGCGGCAACAAGGGAGGGTACAGCCTCATCATCAGCTGTGTCACCTGAGTCAGACACAACGCATTCATCGGAGCCAGGCACGCCTAATGCGCAGAACATCGCAACATCGCTTAACGATGGAGAAATGTTGATGTCAACATCTGACGTTAGTGACCTAGCACTGAGTACTACGACACTGACAGGTAAAGGTGATGGCTTGACCTACCGCTGGATCGGACCGGAAGATATGGATAAGATGGCATTCCCCAACATATTTTTGAAGCTGATCAGCAGTTATTTTGCTGGTGCGTATGATCAAGTGAATGATTAA
- a CDS encoding superoxide dismutase produces MTFQLPALPYANDALEPHIDAKTMEIHHDRHHNTYVTNLNAALESAPELQEKSLEDLIANLDSVPEGIRTAVRNNGGGHANHSLFWEIIGPNGGGAPTGDIAAAIDSELGGFDKFKEDFAKAATTRFGSGWAWLVVGKDGKLSITSTPNQDSPLFEGLTPVLGLDVWEHAYYLNYQNKRPDYIAAFWNVINWDEVNKRYASAK; encoded by the coding sequence ATGACTTTTCAATTACCAGCACTTCCTTACGCTAACGACGCACTGGAACCACATATCGATGCAAAAACGATGGAAATCCACCACGATCGCCATCACAATACTTATGTAACTAACTTGAACGCAGCTCTGGAAAGCGCTCCTGAACTGCAAGAAAAAAGCTTGGAAGATCTGATTGCTAACCTTGACAGCGTACCTGAAGGCATCCGCACAGCGGTTCGCAACAATGGTGGTGGACATGCTAACCACAGCCTGTTCTGGGAAATCATCGGACCTAACGGCGGCGGCGCTCCTACAGGCGATATCGCAGCAGCTATCGATAGCGAACTGGGTGGCTTTGATAAATTCAAAGAAGATTTCGCTAAAGCAGCTACAACTCGCTTCGGTTCCGGCTGGGCTTGGCTCGTAGTTGGTAAAGATGGTAAGTTGTCCATCACTAGCACACCTAACCAAGACAGCCCTCTCTTCGAAGGTCTGACTCCGGTTCTGGGTCTGGATGTATGGGAGCACGCTTACTACCTGAACTACCAAAACAAACGTCCTGACTACATCGCCGCTTTCTGGAATGTAATCAACTGGGATGAAGTGAACAAACGTTACGCTTCTGCAAAATAA
- a CDS encoding GNAT family N-acetyltransferase — translation MHVRSFQLSDASQMTELLQVALSEECYENTMGPFARQLSWDSDLIMVAEEEGDLVGALIGTIDHNQGCIYRIAVHPDYRRRGVGKTLVEAMEQRFQQRKVSQVWVAGDEHNKVAMPLYEAMGYGANQIMSAFQTLSILSKA, via the coding sequence ATGCACGTTCGTTCCTTTCAGTTGAGTGATGCAAGCCAGATGACGGAGCTTCTCCAGGTTGCACTATCGGAAGAGTGTTATGAGAACACGATGGGCCCGTTTGCCCGTCAATTGTCATGGGATTCAGACCTGATCATGGTTGCGGAAGAAGAGGGAGACCTCGTAGGCGCTTTGATCGGTACGATTGATCACAACCAGGGTTGTATCTACCGTATTGCGGTACATCCAGACTATCGTCGCCGTGGAGTCGGCAAAACACTTGTCGAGGCTATGGAACAGCGGTTCCAGCAGCGTAAAGTCAGCCAAGTATGGGTGGCGGGTGATGAGCACAACAAAGTAGCCATGCCTCTATATGAAGCAATGGGTTACGGTGCCAATCAGATTATGAGCGCTTTCCAGACTCTTAGTATTTTGTCCAAAGCTTAG
- the lepB gene encoding signal peptidase I, with protein MEHVTSEQRNEPSKPEQPGKSWVVELWDWVKTIVVAFVIMMLLNLFVFNLSMVKGQSMQPTLVERDRLFVNKIVYHLGTPSRSDVIVLRDPSEGVEKKDFLVKRIVGLPGDTIEVRDHHLYVNGEQQAETYTDIEVQDPDFGPITLEPDHFFVMGDNRHEGKSKDSRVFGSITSDQIVGKAEFIFWPFSELKKL; from the coding sequence ATGGAACATGTGACTTCCGAGCAACGAAATGAACCGTCAAAGCCTGAACAACCGGGCAAATCCTGGGTTGTCGAGCTGTGGGACTGGGTCAAAACGATTGTTGTTGCTTTTGTAATCATGATGCTGCTGAACCTGTTTGTGTTCAATCTGTCGATGGTCAAGGGACAGTCCATGCAGCCGACACTGGTTGAGCGAGATCGCCTTTTCGTCAACAAAATTGTATACCATCTGGGTACTCCTTCCCGATCAGATGTGATCGTACTTCGTGATCCAAGCGAAGGCGTGGAGAAGAAGGATTTTCTGGTGAAACGGATCGTTGGACTTCCGGGAGATACAATTGAGGTTAGGGATCACCATCTATATGTGAACGGCGAGCAACAAGCGGAAACGTACACCGATATTGAGGTGCAGGACCCGGATTTTGGTCCAATCACACTGGAGCCGGATCATTTCTTCGTGATGGGGGATAATCGTCATGAAGGCAAAAGTAAGGATAGCCGAGTGTTTGGCAGTATTACATCCGACCAGATTGTAGGCAAGGCTGAATTTATTTTCTGGCCGTTTTCTGAATTGAAGAAATTGTAA
- the queG gene encoding tRNA epoxyqueuosine(34) reductase QueG, producing MTSVQTGAAQDASVWEKLKQEIKAAGPGLGIDDIGFASADPFVSLKSLLEQSRDKGYASGFEEPDIEKRVHPALKDGEPASLIAIAVAYPSKMVNPPKSEPGAYRGIFARSAWGQDYHQVLRAAMDKLVNFIKERVPEAMIESMVDTGALVDRAVSQRAGIGFSAKNCAIISPKFGSWIFLGELVTNIPFQPDTPVTEDCGECTKCIDACPTGALVGPGQLNAQRCISFVTQTKGFVDEEFMLKIGNRLYGCDTCQIVCPKNRGKNWDHHPEFHPDPEIVKPLLLPLLDIGNREFKERFGQSSAAWRGKKPIQRNAVIALGNFKDKSAVPKLTEVLKRDPRPELRGTAAWALSRIGGEDAMRAIGEAAANEQDGNVLSMLQKAEERLSSSETLPKQPQAGQVSEKQSEEQNNENNALRALQQDLKMEAGIEPGSEQSAQPAKPEAAAWKPSAVTGLHGKPVYYDEVLTPIGTLTLCATDEGLCHIDFGAFHVREAHLQQWARIWIGEYRYEKNEEKLSEAAKQLKEYFAGERKTFDLQLDRLGTPFQLQVWQVLSDISYGEASSHQQVAEIIGRPKAVRAVLDAISKNPIPIIIPCHRISGKDGTLVGYVGGLQTKEQLLALEQLS from the coding sequence ATGACGAGCGTACAGACCGGGGCAGCACAGGATGCCTCCGTATGGGAGAAGTTAAAACAGGAGATCAAGGCAGCTGGCCCCGGACTGGGCATTGATGATATCGGATTTGCTTCGGCTGATCCCTTTGTTTCCCTGAAGTCGCTGCTGGAGCAGTCGCGGGATAAGGGGTATGCTTCAGGTTTTGAAGAGCCGGATATTGAAAAAAGAGTGCATCCCGCCTTAAAGGATGGCGAGCCCGCTTCACTTATTGCAATAGCCGTGGCATACCCATCCAAAATGGTGAATCCGCCGAAATCGGAGCCTGGTGCGTATCGAGGCATTTTTGCCCGTTCGGCTTGGGGTCAGGATTATCATCAGGTCCTGCGTGCAGCGATGGACAAGTTGGTCAATTTTATAAAGGAACGCGTACCTGAAGCCATGATCGAAAGCATGGTAGACACCGGAGCATTGGTGGATCGTGCGGTGTCCCAGCGTGCGGGGATTGGTTTTAGTGCCAAAAACTGTGCCATTATATCACCCAAATTTGGTTCATGGATTTTTCTCGGAGAACTGGTAACAAATATTCCTTTTCAACCAGACACACCTGTGACCGAAGACTGCGGTGAATGTACAAAATGTATTGATGCCTGTCCTACAGGGGCATTAGTGGGGCCGGGGCAGTTAAATGCACAGCGCTGTATTTCTTTTGTAACCCAGACAAAAGGGTTCGTGGATGAAGAATTTATGCTGAAAATAGGCAACCGTCTATACGGTTGTGATACGTGTCAGATTGTCTGTCCGAAGAACCGGGGTAAGAACTGGGATCACCATCCCGAGTTTCACCCCGATCCGGAGATTGTGAAGCCACTCCTACTGCCGCTGCTGGACATCGGTAACCGGGAATTCAAGGAACGTTTCGGTCAGAGTTCCGCCGCTTGGCGGGGCAAGAAACCGATTCAACGCAACGCCGTTATTGCCCTGGGCAATTTCAAAGACAAAAGTGCTGTACCGAAACTTACAGAAGTACTAAAACGTGATCCGCGCCCCGAGTTGCGGGGAACCGCAGCCTGGGCGTTAAGCAGAATTGGAGGAGAAGACGCCATGAGAGCAATTGGGGAAGCTGCCGCTAACGAACAAGATGGGAACGTACTAAGCATGCTGCAGAAGGCCGAGGAGCGACTGAGTTCGTCCGAGACCTTACCCAAACAGCCACAGGCTGGACAAGTGAGTGAGAAGCAGTCAGAGGAACAGAACAACGAGAACAATGCCTTACGTGCGTTACAACAGGATTTGAAAATGGAAGCTGGGATTGAACCGGGTAGTGAGCAGTCTGCACAGCCTGCCAAACCGGAAGCCGCAGCGTGGAAACCTTCAGCCGTTACGGGTCTTCATGGCAAGCCTGTATACTACGATGAGGTACTGACACCCATTGGTACTCTTACGTTATGCGCGACGGATGAAGGACTGTGTCACATTGATTTTGGCGCCTTTCACGTACGCGAAGCTCATCTGCAACAATGGGCCCGCATCTGGATTGGCGAGTATCGATATGAGAAGAACGAAGAGAAGCTCAGCGAAGCTGCAAAGCAGTTAAAGGAGTATTTTGCAGGGGAGAGAAAAACGTTCGACTTGCAGCTTGATCGGCTTGGAACACCATTCCAACTACAAGTATGGCAAGTTCTGTCCGATATATCTTATGGAGAGGCCTCATCACACCAACAGGTTGCGGAAATCATCGGCAGACCCAAGGCTGTTCGTGCAGTTCTGGACGCCATTAGCAAGAATCCGATTCCGATTATTATTCCCTGTCACCGTATCAGTGGTAAAGACGGTACCCTGGTGGGTTATGTAGGCGGTCTGCAAACCAAGGAGCAATTGCTCGCATTGGAGCAGCTATCGTAA